One part of the Candidatus Aegiribacteria sp. genome encodes these proteins:
- the selB gene encoding selenocysteine-specific translation elongation factor encodes MGVIVGTAGHIDHGKSQLVKYLTGSDPDRLKEEKERGITIELGYVFMPTPDGGVISFIDVPGHEKFIRQMVAGTATVDCFLLVIAADEGIMPQTREHLDILRLLGVDNGIVALTKCDLVGDEMQELVVSEIEEYFENSVFRGTPVFRVSSITGQGMEELRGALLRLTEETSHRQSHGKFRLDIDRVFVLEGFGTIIGGTAISGSVSVGDEIELQPGGKKYRVRSMRVNANSEVKTGAAGDRIALNLVGLRKDDVHRGSCVAEPGFLQVKGSLDTSLTMLETAEPLKRYQRVRLHAGTAEVMARAVPVETDVISPGITGYVHFQLETPLVALPGDKFVVRNYSPVITIGGGTILETGTHKVRKKYALERTSHLEALESGDIESILEEMLDDSGINGITAENAEKRTSLALDDIRNTLLEMGQKGTVELLIDSSAHHVVRKIHFDEACGKLLSHLAEHHEINPVSPGLQLSEPSRILSEYPHWFVKAVLNRLIESGELERRDDWFALSAHEREIPQKYTAAVNDVISKVEKGENRGTSIEDIQDSLLAGALIERGLLHKLADNILISSENAGVQIRKINEMYGENGFTLGELRDFLGVSRKTALRWAEFFDGLGWTVRKGERRICREY; translated from the coding sequence ATGGGCGTAATTGTAGGTACCGCTGGTCATATTGACCATGGAAAGAGCCAGCTCGTTAAATACTTGACTGGAAGCGATCCCGATAGACTTAAAGAAGAGAAGGAGCGAGGCATTACCATCGAACTTGGGTATGTGTTCATGCCCACTCCGGATGGCGGCGTCATATCCTTTATTGATGTTCCGGGACACGAGAAATTCATCCGGCAAATGGTTGCCGGGACAGCTACAGTCGACTGTTTCCTCCTTGTTATCGCGGCCGATGAGGGAATAATGCCTCAGACAAGAGAACATCTTGATATTCTCCGGCTTCTTGGTGTTGATAATGGTATTGTTGCCCTGACGAAATGCGATCTTGTTGGCGATGAAATGCAGGAACTGGTTGTATCCGAAATTGAGGAGTATTTCGAAAATTCAGTTTTCCGGGGAACCCCTGTTTTTAGAGTTTCATCGATAACGGGCCAGGGGATGGAAGAACTCAGAGGAGCTCTTCTAAGGCTTACGGAAGAAACATCTCACAGGCAGTCGCATGGGAAATTCAGACTGGACATAGACAGGGTTTTCGTACTTGAAGGATTCGGGACCATCATTGGCGGAACGGCCATTTCCGGCAGTGTATCGGTAGGAGATGAAATCGAACTACAGCCCGGCGGGAAAAAATACCGAGTCCGTTCAATGAGAGTGAACGCGAACAGCGAAGTGAAGACAGGAGCGGCCGGTGACAGGATTGCGCTGAACCTTGTCGGTCTTCGCAAAGATGATGTTCACAGGGGATCCTGTGTGGCGGAACCCGGTTTTCTCCAGGTGAAAGGGAGCCTTGACACCAGTCTTACAATGCTGGAAACAGCTGAGCCCCTTAAAAGGTATCAGCGCGTAAGACTTCATGCCGGAACAGCTGAGGTAATGGCCCGCGCAGTTCCCGTTGAAACTGATGTGATAAGCCCGGGAATAACAGGATACGTTCACTTTCAGCTTGAAACACCGTTGGTGGCACTTCCAGGTGATAAATTCGTTGTAAGGAATTATTCACCGGTTATTACGATTGGCGGCGGTACAATTCTTGAAACCGGTACACATAAAGTAAGAAAAAAATACGCTCTTGAAAGAACTTCTCATCTTGAAGCACTGGAATCAGGTGATATTGAGAGCATTCTGGAAGAGATGCTTGATGATTCCGGTATCAACGGTATTACAGCTGAAAATGCGGAGAAGAGAACCTCGCTTGCCCTGGATGATATTCGGAACACACTTCTGGAAATGGGCCAGAAAGGGACAGTTGAACTTCTAATTGATAGTTCAGCCCATCATGTGGTGCGAAAAATCCACTTTGATGAAGCCTGCGGAAAGCTTCTGTCACATCTTGCGGAACACCATGAAATAAATCCGGTAAGCCCCGGACTGCAGCTGTCTGAACCATCGAGAATCCTATCTGAATATCCTCATTGGTTTGTGAAAGCAGTGCTGAACAGGCTGATAGAGTCTGGAGAACTTGAGAGAAGGGATGACTGGTTCGCGCTTTCCGCTCATGAAAGAGAAATCCCGCAAAAATATACCGCAGCTGTTAATGACGTGATCTCAAAGGTTGAAAAAGGTGAGAACCGGGGAACCAGCATCGAAGATATTCAGGACTCCTTGCTGGCCGGGGCTCTTATTGAACGTGGGCTACTGCATAAACTTGCTGACAATATTTTGATTTCGTCTGAAAACGCGGGAGTACAGATCCGTAAGATAAATGAAATGTACGGAGAAAACGGTTTTACTCTTGGGGAATTGAGGGATTTCCTGGGTGTTTCAAGGAAAACCGCTCTGAGGTGGGCAGAATTCTTTGACGGCCTTGGCTGGACGGTAAGAAAAGGCGAAAGAAGAATCTGCAGGGAATATTAG
- the selA gene encoding L-seryl-tRNA(Sec) selenium transferase — protein MTEKELNKLLRELPAVHELAEELAGETQSGAPAAIRKACRSALEKARTEILEGANPPTPEKLKELAVIELHMITTSSMKNVINATGIILHTAIGRACLPDSAVEAVTRVAQGYSVLQWDCETGRRGHRDIHTEKLICELAGSEAATIANNNAGATLLVLSALARGREVIVSRGQLVEIGGSFRIPEVMKQSGAIMNEVGCTNRTHLWDYRDAVNENTAIILRVHPSNYRIRGFTGEVPLEQLVELGGEFGIPVVDDLGAGSYIDLSNFGLPSEPTVCSSIKAGAAVVTSSGDKLIGGPQAGIITGKKEYIQKIKKHPLARALRVGKLTIAALEASLILFREDIEYLVHNHPLYRMFSVSVIELRKKADEFLSLLNLPGSCSTTVMESDSFIGSGSLPDHAIPSICAGLKSPDNEALARKLRLGNPAVASRIEDGFIKLDMRTIQPGELEQLASLVNSTAQELWA, from the coding sequence ATGACAGAGAAAGAACTCAATAAATTATTAAGAGAATTACCCGCAGTACATGAACTTGCGGAAGAATTGGCCGGTGAGACTCAAAGCGGGGCACCGGCAGCGATCCGGAAGGCTTGTAGAAGTGCCCTTGAAAAAGCACGAACAGAAATACTTGAAGGCGCGAATCCTCCAACTCCTGAGAAGTTGAAGGAACTTGCAGTTATTGAACTGCATATGATTACTACTTCAAGCATGAAGAATGTCATCAACGCGACGGGCATTATCCTTCACACCGCCATAGGAAGAGCTTGTCTTCCTGACAGCGCGGTGGAAGCGGTAACCAGAGTAGCTCAAGGTTACAGTGTTCTCCAGTGGGACTGCGAGACAGGAAGAAGGGGACACCGCGACATACATACGGAGAAGCTCATCTGTGAACTTGCGGGATCGGAAGCGGCCACTATCGCTAACAACAATGCGGGAGCTACTCTTCTTGTACTCTCGGCCCTTGCGAGGGGCAGGGAAGTAATAGTGTCCCGAGGACAGCTGGTTGAAATCGGGGGTTCATTCAGGATTCCTGAAGTTATGAAGCAGAGCGGTGCAATCATGAACGAAGTGGGTTGCACCAACCGAACCCATCTTTGGGATTACCGTGATGCTGTAAATGAGAATACAGCCATCATTCTGCGTGTTCATCCTTCCAACTACAGGATAAGAGGTTTTACCGGAGAGGTTCCCCTTGAACAGCTGGTTGAACTTGGAGGCGAATTCGGTATTCCCGTAGTGGATGATCTCGGCGCAGGTTCGTACATCGATCTTTCGAATTTTGGTCTTCCGTCGGAACCAACTGTTTGCAGCAGCATCAAGGCAGGTGCCGCGGTTGTTACAAGTTCCGGGGATAAACTCATAGGCGGTCCACAGGCCGGAATAATCACAGGTAAGAAGGAGTACATTCAGAAGATTAAAAAACATCCTCTTGCCAGGGCTCTCAGGGTGGGGAAACTCACAATAGCCGCACTTGAGGCGTCTTTGATACTGTTCAGAGAGGATATTGAATACCTTGTTCATAATCACCCTCTATATAGAATGTTTTCAGTTTCTGTTATAGAACTCCGGAAGAAAGCTGATGAATTTCTATCCCTTCTGAACCTGCCTGGTTCATGTTCTACAACCGTTATGGAATCGGACAGTTTTATAGGAAGCGGTTCGTTGCCCGATCATGCCATTCCTTCAATCTGCGCGGGTTTGAAGAGTCCGGATAACGAAGCTCTGGCCAGAAAGCTGCGGCTTGGAAATCCGGCTGTTGCTTCGAGAATTGAAGATGGATTCATCAAACTCGATATGAGAACCATTCAGCCCGGTGAACTGGAGCAGCTTGCTTCGCTGGTGAATTCTACTGCGCAGGAGTTATGGGCGTAA
- a CDS encoding RnfABCDGE type electron transport complex subunit B — translation MLVTEILIGQESLAESIGNPAIVLGAMGLIFGLGLAFAARKLAVSRDPLVEKINCILPGANCGGCGFPGCMQFAEAVAKGDAPADGCVAASAEMNQQVADAVGKEISESVRLIALVHCNGGHSARDEFEYHGPGNCVSAAMIMGGQKTCSYGCLGFGDCAIVCPFNAIEMGENGLPVVDKVKCTGCGKCIDACPMHIIELWPLDHEVVIACSSLDKGGFARKACTMACIGCRKCEKACPVDAITVDDFLAVIDPEKCINCGLCASECPTGAIIDNATARPKAYIDSSCIGCTLCTKVCPVDAIEGELKERHVVNSDKCIGCGLCVPKCPKNSINLIGAKSYQQNREFQV, via the coding sequence ATGCTCGTTACAGAAATACTGATTGGACAGGAATCACTGGCTGAGTCAATTGGCAACCCGGCAATAGTGCTTGGTGCGATGGGGCTCATATTTGGACTGGGGCTTGCTTTTGCCGCTCGAAAACTGGCGGTTTCTCGGGATCCTCTGGTTGAAAAGATCAACTGTATTCTACCGGGCGCAAACTGCGGGGGATGCGGTTTTCCCGGTTGCATGCAGTTCGCGGAGGCCGTGGCAAAGGGCGATGCACCAGCTGATGGCTGTGTTGCCGCCAGCGCTGAGATGAATCAACAGGTTGCCGATGCTGTTGGAAAGGAAATATCTGAAAGCGTAAGGCTGATAGCTCTTGTTCACTGCAACGGTGGCCATTCCGCCAGAGACGAATTCGAGTATCATGGTCCGGGGAATTGCGTTTCCGCTGCAATGATCATGGGTGGCCAGAAGACGTGTTCATACGGCTGTCTTGGATTCGGTGACTGCGCAATCGTCTGTCCCTTCAATGCCATTGAAATGGGGGAGAACGGTTTACCTGTTGTCGACAAAGTTAAATGCACCGGATGTGGCAAGTGCATCGACGCGTGTCCGATGCATATTATAGAACTCTGGCCTCTGGATCACGAAGTGGTGATTGCCTGCTCAAGTCTTGATAAAGGTGGTTTTGCAAGAAAAGCCTGTACCATGGCATGTATAGGATGCCGGAAATGTGAAAAAGCCTGCCCTGTTGATGCTATTACAGTTGATGATTTCCTCGCGGTGATCGATCCGGAGAAGTGTATTAATTGCGGTCTTTGTGCTTCGGAATGTCCCACCGGCGCAATAATCGACAATGCCACTGCAAGACCAAAGGCATATATCGACAGCAGCTGTATAGGTTGCACTCTTTGTACTAAAGTATGTCCTGTGGATGCCATAGAAGGAGAACTGAAGGAAAGACATGTAGTAAACAGCGATAAATGTATTGGTTGCGGACTCTGTGTCCCCAAATGTCCGAAAAATTCAATAAACCTGATAGGAGCCAAATCCTATCAGCAGAATAGAGAATTCCAGGTATGA
- a CDS encoding electron transport complex protein RnfA yields MMAIIIASIFVNNFVLSRFLGICPFLGVSKQLDSAIGMGAAVIFVMTLATLGSWTVYNLLLVPMELTYLSTIAFILIIASLVQLVEMILQKFSPALYKALGIFLPLITTNCAILGVAVLNIDEKYSLGYSLVNAIAAGIGFTLALILMAGLRQKLEMADVPPALKGKPVAFLVAGIMSIAFLGFAGLGG; encoded by the coding sequence ATGATGGCCATAATAATCGCTTCCATTTTCGTGAACAACTTCGTACTTTCAAGATTCCTGGGAATCTGTCCGTTTCTAGGCGTATCTAAACAGCTGGATTCTGCCATTGGCATGGGGGCTGCGGTAATATTCGTAATGACACTGGCAACTCTGGGCTCCTGGACGGTTTACAATCTTCTTCTGGTTCCAATGGAACTGACCTATCTCAGTACCATTGCCTTCATACTGATTATCGCGTCCCTGGTGCAGCTGGTAGAGATGATACTGCAGAAATTCAGTCCCGCTCTTTACAAGGCTCTGGGGATATTCCTTCCCTTGATTACAACCAATTGCGCAATTCTTGGAGTTGCGGTTCTCAATATCGATGAGAAATACAGCCTTGGGTATTCACTTGTTAATGCTATAGCGGCGGGAATAGGGTTTACACTTGCTCTGATTCTGATGGCTGGTCTCAGGCAGAAGCTCGAGATGGCAGATGTTCCTCCTGCTCTCAAGGGGAAACCTGTCGCGTTTCTTGTGGCAGGAATAATGTCCATCGCCTTCCTCGGTTTTGCCGGACTGGGGGGATGA
- a CDS encoding electron transport complex subunit E codes for MSLARDLTNGIYRENPVFKLALGMCPFLAVTTSVENALGMGAAATFVLICSNFLVSLFRNVIPSKVRIPCYIVIIATFVTLVDMIMNAYLPDLHKSLGIFIPLIVVNCIILGRAEGYANRHPVINSIADAVGMGIGFTLAMVILASFRELLGNGTWLNINVLGTAYQNQPLLIAILAPGAFILLCFILGFFNILEKRKGGRQ; via the coding sequence ATGAGCCTCGCAAGAGACCTGACCAATGGGATATACCGTGAAAACCCCGTTTTCAAGCTTGCGCTGGGCATGTGTCCCTTCCTTGCGGTTACAACTTCCGTTGAAAACGCTCTTGGAATGGGAGCGGCAGCAACATTCGTGCTGATATGCTCCAACTTCCTTGTATCTCTTTTCCGTAATGTTATTCCCTCAAAGGTAAGAATTCCGTGCTATATAGTAATTATCGCAACTTTCGTTACTCTGGTTGATATGATAATGAACGCGTACCTTCCGGACCTGCACAAAAGCCTGGGGATATTCATTCCTTTGATTGTGGTGAACTGTATAATACTCGGCAGGGCGGAAGGTTACGCCAACAGGCACCCTGTTATTAACTCAATTGCCGACGCAGTTGGAATGGGTATAGGATTCACCCTGGCAATGGTTATTCTGGCTTCATTCCGTGAGCTGCTTGGAAACGGAACATGGCTGAATATCAATGTTCTTGGAACAGCCTATCAGAATCAGCCACTGCTTATTGCAATACTTGCTCCCGGAGCGTTCATTCTTCTCTGTTTCATTCTGGGGTTTTTCAATATTCTTGAAAAACGAAAAGGAGGTCGTCAGTAA